In Burkholderia sp. GAS332, one DNA window encodes the following:
- a CDS encoding Branched-chain amino acid transport protein, which translates to MNYVVLILGMAAITWVIRAAVFVLGDRLVFPPLVRTALGFVPVTVLTAIIVPMAVSPHGTGAELTWRNPQLVGALAAIVVSALTRRPLLTIAVGLTVFFAWQGIVLK; encoded by the coding sequence ATGAACTACGTCGTTCTGATCCTCGGCATGGCGGCCATCACGTGGGTGATCCGCGCCGCCGTCTTCGTGCTCGGCGACCGGCTGGTGTTTCCGCCGCTCGTGCGCACCGCGCTCGGCTTCGTGCCCGTTACCGTGCTGACGGCGATCATCGTCCCGATGGCGGTCTCGCCGCACGGCACCGGCGCCGAATTGACCTGGCGCAATCCGCAACTGGTCGGAGCGTTGGCTGCCATCGTCGTCAGCGCGCTGACGCGGCGGCCACTCCTGACCATCGCGGTCGGCCTGACGGTCTTTTTTGCCTGGCAAGGCATCGTGCTTAAATAG
- a CDS encoding 4-azaleucine resistance probable transporter AzlC — protein MTHSNPGQPSSTGHLKEFTAGARDIIPMMVGAAPFGVIFGTLVASGPLHLWHGQLMSLVVFAGSAQFIALGLIAGHASFAVIWATTLVVNLRHVLYSATLAPHVAHLPPRWRWALGALLTDEVFAVAWEHYRHREPGTVGPHYFFGAGLAMYLNWQLWTVAGLLFGAAFPGLQSLGLDFAMVATFIAIVVPQLVAVRYIAAAATAGTLAFFWQAWPYKLGLLGAVFAGVAIGVLLSAPRFGRGTRGNHESSRTASRETSQGPRREAPRKTSKETMEASR, from the coding sequence TTGACCCATTCCAACCCCGGCCAGCCCTCGAGCACAGGCCACTTAAAAGAATTCACCGCCGGCGCGCGCGACATCATCCCGATGATGGTCGGCGCGGCGCCCTTCGGCGTGATCTTCGGCACCCTGGTCGCTTCCGGCCCGCTGCATCTATGGCACGGGCAGTTGATGTCGCTCGTCGTGTTCGCCGGCTCCGCGCAATTCATCGCACTGGGCCTGATCGCCGGCCACGCGAGTTTTGCGGTGATCTGGGCGACCACGCTCGTCGTCAATCTGCGCCACGTGCTGTATAGCGCGACGCTCGCGCCGCATGTCGCACATCTCCCGCCACGCTGGCGCTGGGCGCTCGGCGCGCTGCTCACCGACGAGGTCTTCGCGGTCGCGTGGGAACATTACCGGCACCGGGAGCCCGGCACGGTCGGCCCGCACTACTTCTTTGGCGCGGGTCTGGCGATGTACCTGAACTGGCAGCTCTGGACCGTTGCCGGTCTACTGTTTGGCGCGGCCTTTCCGGGCCTGCAGTCGCTCGGACTCGATTTCGCGATGGTCGCCACGTTCATTGCGATCGTCGTGCCGCAGCTGGTCGCCGTTCGCTATATCGCAGCGGCCGCTACCGCGGGCACGCTAGCCTTCTTCTGGCAGGCGTGGCCGTACAAACTCGGCCTGCTCGGCGCCGTGTTCGCTGGCGTGGCAATCGGTGTCTTGCTGTCGGCGCCGCGATTTGGGCGAGGCACACGCGGAAATCACGAATCCTCGCGAACGGCTTCACGCGAAACCTCACAGGGCCCCCGCCGGGAAGCCCCACGGAAAACCTCGAAGGAAACCATGGAGGCGTCGCGATGA
- a CDS encoding transcriptional regulator, AraC family: protein MTAHRFQDSARYWRTPLLPGADLLTAEYHDHEFTPHWHDAYTIPVIVAGAEGYRYRGSDYVAEAGSVPIINPGELHTGSKAVEAGWRYRVMYAPVDFIHELANEVAGKPQALPWFAPGVIRDPDLAQRLARAHCLLEAGDDPLAAEAAMLDALSTLLVRYSQTQPEPLRLAVDDARVATMQEHLTGDLAEAVTLAEVAQAAGLSPFHAARLFNQATGLPPHAWRNQVRLQRSLAPLRAGVSVTDVAAASGFTDQSHFTRHFRRMFGVPPGRWQGS from the coding sequence ATGACCGCCCATCGTTTCCAGGATTCCGCCCGCTACTGGCGCACGCCGCTTCTGCCCGGCGCGGACCTGCTCACGGCCGAATATCACGATCACGAGTTCACGCCGCACTGGCACGATGCGTACACGATTCCGGTGATCGTCGCGGGCGCCGAGGGCTATCGGTATCGCGGCTCGGACTATGTCGCCGAGGCGGGCAGCGTGCCGATCATCAATCCCGGCGAGTTGCACACGGGTTCGAAGGCTGTCGAGGCAGGCTGGCGGTATCGCGTGATGTATGCGCCGGTGGATTTCATTCACGAGCTCGCCAATGAAGTCGCCGGCAAGCCGCAAGCCTTGCCGTGGTTCGCACCGGGCGTGATCCGCGATCCCGATCTGGCGCAGCGGCTGGCGCGCGCGCACTGCCTGCTGGAGGCCGGCGACGATCCGCTCGCCGCCGAGGCTGCCATGCTCGACGCGCTATCTACCCTGCTGGTCCGCTACTCGCAAACGCAGCCGGAACCGCTGCGCCTCGCCGTTGACGACGCTCGCGTCGCGACCATGCAGGAACACCTGACAGGCGACCTTGCCGAAGCTGTCACGCTGGCCGAAGTCGCCCAGGCCGCCGGACTGTCGCCCTTTCATGCCGCACGCCTTTTCAACCAGGCAACCGGTCTGCCGCCGCACGCATGGCGCAACCAGGTGCGCCTGCAACGCTCGCTCGCACCGCTACGCGCGGGCGTCTCCGTGACGGATGTCGCCGCAGCTAGCGGGTTCACGGACCAAAGTCATTTCACGCGCCATTTCCGGCGCATGTTCGGCGTGCCGCCGGGACGCTGGCAAGGCAGCTGA